Proteins encoded by one window of Cannabis sativa cultivar Pink pepper isolate KNU-18-1 chromosome 4, ASM2916894v1, whole genome shotgun sequence:
- the LOC115712272 gene encoding ABC transporter G family member 1, with protein sequence MNDDMPPTVVVPRWTPSASPTRSLLTSTVNLEMDIMKTNNKGIGIGMSNTTSHHHEPVVEFPFSTGFVGEKPHGLEKEIKILDDDNISLTWEELGVRVSDGKNGPKSILQHITGSAQPGEVLAIMGPSGSGKSTLLDALAGRLSSQTKQTGDILINGRKEILAYGTSAYVTQDDTLMTTLTVREAVYYSAQLQLPDSMSRSEKRERAETTIREMGLQGSMDTRIGGWNVKGLSGGQMRRVSICIAILTRPKLLFLDEPTSGLDSAASYHVMNRIVKLAQRDGRTVIASIHQPSSEVFELFNNLCLLSSGRTVYFGPISLAEEFFASNGFPCPSLRNPCDHYLRTINMDFDVDLEQGYGNNTRTKEVIDTLVESYKSSENFKQVKHQVFEIRQKKGTTLEKKGSQASFITQCLVLTRRSFVNMYRDLGYYWLRLAIYTALCLCVGTIFYDIGFSYGSIQARGAMLMFVAAFLTFMAIGGFPSFVEDMKIFGRERLNGHYGVASFVVGNTFSSIPYLLLISVIPGSIAYYLVGLQKSIGHFAYFSIMLFVCMMLVESLMMIVASIVPDFLMGIITGAGIQGVMMLNGGFFRLPNDLPKPFWRYPMYYIAFHKYANQGFYKNEFQGLTFPSNQVGGGSPTISGEEILTSVWQVELGYSKWIDVGILFGMVVIYRLIFLAIIKTKENIKPRIGGLKIDSPMKSNKIIEKLNPS encoded by the exons ATGAACGATGACATGCCTCCAACAGTGGTGGTGCCTAGATGGACACCAAGTGCAAGCCCAACAAGATCTCTTCTGACTAGTACAGTGAATTTGGAGATGGATATCATGAAAACTAATAATAAAGGTATTGGTATTGGTATGAGCAATACTACTTCTCATCATCATGAGCCTGTCGTGGAATTCCCATTCAGCACTGGATTTGTTGGTGAAAAGCCTCATGGActggaaaaagaaataaaaatattagatgaTGACAATATTAGTTTGACATGGGAGGAGTTGGGTGTTAGAGTTTCAGATGGCAAAAATGGACCAAAAAGCATTCTTCAACATATCACTGGCTCTGCCCAGCCAGGTGAGGTTTTGGCCATTATGGGTCCTTCTGGCTCTGGAAAATCCACTCTCTTGGACGCTTTAGCAG GGCGACTAAGTTCACAAACCAAACAGACAGGTGATATACTTATCAATGGCCGGAAAGAAATACTTGCTTATGGTACTTCG gCATACGTAACACAAGACGATACTCTAATGACAACATTGACAGTAAGAGAAGCTGTTTATTACTCTGCACAACTCCAACTTCCTGATTCAATGTCCAGATcagagaagagagaaagagcaGAGACAACAATAAGAGAAATGGGTTTGCAAGGTTCAATGGACACAAGAATTGGAGGTTGGAATGTAAAAGGCCTCAGTGGTGGACAAATGAGAAGAGTAAGCATATGTATAGCAATCTTGACTCGACCAAAGCTTCTCTTCCTCGATGAGCCTACTAGTGGTCTTGATAGTGCAGCCTCTTACCATGTTATGAATCGCATTGTTAAGCTTGCACAACGAGATGGGAGGACTGTTATTGCATCAATTCATCAACCAAGTAGTGAAGTTTTTGAGCTTTTCAATAATCTTTGCCTTCTCTCTTCTGGTAGAACTGTTTACTTTGGTCCAATTTCATTGGCAGAAGAG TTTTTCGCTTCAAATGGCTTCCCCTGCCCATCATTAAGAAACCCATGTGATCACTACCTCAGAACTATCAACATGGACTTTGATGTT GACTTAGAGCAAGGTTATGGTAACAATACAAGAACTAAAGAAGTCATTGACACTCTTGTGGAATCCTACAAGTCTTCCGAAAATTTTAAACAAGTTAAGCACCAAGTTTTCGAGATACGCCAAAAg AAAGGAACGACCTTGGAGAAGAAGGGAAGTCAAGCAAGTTTCATTACCCAGTGCCTTGTTCTCACTAGGAGATCCTTTGTGAACATGTACCGCGATCTTGGTTACTATTGGCTTCGTCTGGCAATCTATACTGCTTTGTGTTTATGTGTAGGGACCATCTTTTATGACATTGGCTTTAGTTATGGCTCAATACag GCTAGAGGAGCAATGCTGATGTTTGTAGCAGCATTTTTGACTTTCATGGCCATTGGTGGATTCCCATCTTTTGTAGAGGACATGAAG ATATTTGGGAGAGAAAGACTAAATGGGCACTACGGAGTGGCATCATTTGTAGTGGGGAACACATTTTCATCAATACCATACCTACTTCTCATATCTGTAATCCCGGGAAGCATAGCCTATTACCTTGTTGGACTTCAAAAGAGCATTGGGCATTTTGCCTACTTTTCAATCATGCTTTTTGTATGTATGATGTTGGTTGAGAGCCTTATGATGATTGTGGCAAGCATAGTGCCAGATTTTCTAATGGGGATCATCACAGGTGCTGGAATTCAAGGTGTTATGATGTTAAACGGTGGCTTTTTTCGCTTACCAAATGACCTTCCTAAGCCCTTTTGGAGATATCCAATGTATTATATAGCATTCCACAAGTATGCAAATCAAGGATTCTACAAGAATGAGTTTCAAGGATTGACTTTCCCAAGTAACCAAGTGGGAGGAGGATCGCCCACCATTAGTGGTGAGGAAATTCTAACAAGTGTTTGGCAAGTGGAGCTAGGCTATTCAAAATGGATTGATGTTGGGATCTTATTTGGGATGGTGGTGATTTATAGACTTATATTTTTAGCAATAATCAAgacaaaagaaaatattaagcCACGGATTGGAGGTTTGAAGATTGATAGTCCAATGAAATCGAACAAAATCATAGAAAAGCTTAACCCCAGCTGA